Sequence from the bacterium genome:
AAGGGTGGCGCGACATCGAGAAGCTCGTCCGAGCTCTCACCGTGTCCGAAACCAGCGAAGAGGCGACTGCAAAGCGCGTCGCCTAGGATTCAAACCGGAGCCGCCGCTCAGAGAAGATCAACAGCGGACGGGACATCCCCATCCAAAAGGCAGTTTCAGCCGCAGTCCTCGTACATCACAAAGGGATAATCCCATGAAGAATCCATATTCAGCACTTGCAATATGCGCTTTTTTGCTAGCTCTTGCGACAAACGCTGCTGGGGCGGCATCTGGCGAACACAAAGCCGCCACCGATGAAGTTATTTCCGGCCAGCGCGAAATGCTTGCCAAGAATACAAAGGGTGCCGGTTTTGGTCCACAATCGCCCCGTGATATAGATGCAGCGAAAGGCGTAAATTCACGCGCATTCGAAGCTGCTCCCAGTCACACAGCTATGAATTTATGCAACATCCACTTTCATGAGAATGCGGAGCACAAAGGCGGTGAGTTCACGACATATGCTGGTAACGGCGATGGTCACGGATACGGAACCGGCTTCAAATACAGCGGTAAACTGAGCGAAGCGGAAGTGACCCACTACAGCAAGAAAGTTGGTGCAAGCAAGCACGGCAATCTGCAACCTGGCGATACCATTGAAGTTCACTACGTGCACACAACCGCCAAAGTCACGCCGGGTGCGACCTTGGGTTCTTGCTTGAGTGAGGCCATCAAGAACCCGCAACTGCGCGTAGAGACACAGGTTTATGTGTTGGTGAATGACGATAGCGCTCGCGATTTCACAATTCTAGCACATCATGAGGTGGTAAATGGATTACATCAGGCAACCAACATCCCAACCGATACTGGCACACCTATTGTTTACGCTGGATCAACAACCGGCCCCGGCTACAACGAAAAGGGATCGCCGTTTCAGGTAACATGGAGTGTGCGTCCCAAGGTTGCCAAAGCGAGCATTTCCTCTGTTGATGAATGGTTGCAAGGAAATGTCTTCAAAGAAGATCACGCACTTGGTGTGCGTAATCTCGTGATAAATCCGGACCTTCTGTCTCAAATTGGAAACTGAATTATCCAATTTGAAGTCAGGTGGAGGTCAGCAAATTGACACAAATTGCTGGTTGTCCGCACGTTCCCGGATCGGGCCTGATCGCTCCCGAATTCGGGCGCTTTGCCATCCCGCTACATGGCCGGACAGAGGAAAACCCCTCTTGATCTACCTATGCGCGCGACGACGCTTCCCAACAGCATGGCCATGGCATAACCCCGTGCCTCGGCCAGGTAGCGGAGAAGCCAGGGATGCAACGCCAGCAGCCAGGCCGCCAGTACGCCGGCCGTTCCGAAACCTGCCCGCCACAGGAGCCATGCGAGCGCGCCAATCGAGAGAACACCGGCTGCGAAGGCCGGGGCCCGGACGGCGCCTTCATGGATCATTCGATCGTCGGGCTTGCCTCCCGACCAGGCGATTCGCGAGGTGAGCCGCGAGAGAAGGGTGAAGCCCACGTGGTTGTTCGCGGTGGAGTAGGCGAAGAACGCGTCCGGCCACTTGAGGCGTTTGAACTCGTAGCTTCCGTCGCGCTCATCGATCTTCCAGCGTCCGACGATGTGGTTGCCCACGGTGTAGGTTTCGTCATCCCAAAAACTCATGGAGAGCCGCGGGATGGCGAGCCCGCCCGCGACGAGCATGGCGAGCACTACGAGTGCGACACCCACTCGCGAGATGGCGGGCGGCACGAAGGTCTCTCGCACGTCCGCTTCGGCTCGCCCCAGCCAGCGGGGTACGTGACCTGCCTGGTTTCTTCGGACCAACGATTCCTAGAAGACGGCCACCTCCGGGCTCTTGATTGGAGTTTTCCGGGCGTACTCCGTCGGCGTGAGATTGCCGAGGCTCGAATGAGGTCGAACCCCGTTGTACATCTTCCGCCAGTCCTCGATGGCGATCTTCGCATCGATTCGGTTCTTGAACCACTGCATCCCGAGACACTCGTCTCGGAACTTTCCGTTGAAGCTTTCGTTCGCTCCGTTCTGCCAAGGCTTCCCGGGGTCGATCGGCGCAGTCTCGATCCCCGCGTCGAGCAGCCATTGCAACACCGCCCTGGAGACGAACTCGGGGCCGTTGTCGGATCGCAGGTAGGTCGGCGCTCCGCGAACGCTGACGAGCTTCGAGAGCACTTCGATGACACGCGGAGATCGAATGCTCCCAGCCACGTCGATCGCCAGGCACTCCCGCGTGTACTCGTCGATCACGGTGAGGCACTTGAGCTGCTGGCCGTTGGCGCAGGCATCGAACACGAAGTCGTAGGCCCAGACCTGATTTGCACCGGCCGCAGGAAGCGTCGGAGGCCGGCCCGTCGCCACCCGACGCCTCGGCCTCCGACGGGGGACCTGCAGCCCGGCCTTCTTCCAGATGCGATAGGCGCGGTCAGCGCTCATGGTGAGACCTTGGCGCGCAAGAAAGACCTGGATCCGGCGGTAGCCGAACCGAGGATACTGCGCGGAAAGCTCTCGCATCGCTGCGATCACAGGTGCATCACGCTGGGCCAGCGCCGACTCGTATCCGATCGTCGACCTCGCGACTCCGAGTAGCGCGCACGAACGACGGAGCGAGATCCCGCGCCTTCGCACGTACGCGACCTGCTTCCGTCGAGCCGGCGCGCCTACCATTTTTTTCGCGCGACCTCTTTCATCACATCAATCTCGAGGTCGCGCTCCGCCACGAGTTTCTTGAGCTTCGCGTTCTCTTGCTCGAGCTGGCGAAGGCGCTTCACGTCCACCGCCTCCAGCGCCCCAAAGCGCTTGCGCCAGGCGTAGATCGTCTGCTCGCTGACGCCGTGCTTCTTGGCCACCCGCGCCACCGGACCCTTGTCCGCCTCGCGCAGGATCTTGACCATCTGTTCTTCGCTGAATCGACTTTTCTTCATGGCTTCCTCCGTCCCGGAAGCCATCTTCTCAGGTTTCAGCTGGTCCGAAAATCCCCTGGCACGTCATACGCTGGCCAGCAGCGCAAGCAGGAAAACCGCACTCGCGGCGGCGAAAGGCCAGCCGTAGCTC
This genomic interval carries:
- a CDS encoding IS3 family transposase (programmed frameshift) produces the protein MKKSRFSEEQMVKILREADKGPVARVAKKHGVSEQTIYAWRKRFGALEAVDVKRLRQLEQENAKLKKLVAERDLEIDVMKEVGAKKMVGAPARRKQVAYVRRRGISLRRSCALLGVARSTIGYESALAQRDAPVIAAMRELSAQYPRFGYRRIQVFLARQGLTMSADRAYRIWKKAGLQVPRRRPRRRVATGRPPTLPAAGANQVWAYDFVFDACANGQQLKCLTVIDEYTRECLAIDVAGSIRSPRVIEVLSKLVSVRGAPTYLRSDNGPEFVSRAVLQWLLDAGIETAPIDPGKPWQNGANESFNGKFRDECLGMQWFKNRIDAKIAIEDWRKMYNGVRPHSSLGNLTPTEYARKTPIKSPEVAVF